A single window of Eucalyptus grandis isolate ANBG69807.140 chromosome 1, ASM1654582v1, whole genome shotgun sequence DNA harbors:
- the LOC104443558 gene encoding probable methyltransferase PMT19, giving the protein MAAPPPPPPAPTHQSLLLPLPPSPTPLMKLLAVSLLCSLSFILGSYTKYSATVSPTLRAPHLSPSRCLPLPLNYSAAKPLDFEPHHTIPLPLPRQQAARLLAPCPKNYTNYCPCQDPSRQKRFAVERFFHRERHCPETHERLRCLVPRPVGYKSPFPWPKSRDYAWFKNVPFPRLIVYKKTQNWVKLEGDRFFFPGGGTSFPMGAKGYVDLVKRVVPLKSGAIRTVLDVGCGVASFGASLLDFNIITMSIAPVDIHEAQVQFALERGLPAMLGILSTYRLPYPSRSFDMAHCSRCLVPWTNYDGQYLMEIDRVLRPGGYWVLSGPPISWRTSYKGWQRKAKDLENEQNILEDLARRLCWKKIAERGPIAVWRKPTNHMHCIQKLKAWKSPKLCAQGNPDAGWYTKLETCITPLPNVKDIHDTSGGTLEKWPKRLNTAPPRTRSEMAERIATKAFNEDNQSWRKRVSYYEIILKSLARRKYRNIMDMNAGLGGFAAALAKYPVWVMNVVPYDVKNNTLGIIYERGLIGTYMNWCEAFSTYPRTYDLIHANGLFSMYIHKCDILDILLEIHRILRPEGAVIIRDHVDVIVKVKDTMDRMRWNGKVFHSENGPYHPEKVLLVDNSEPISS; this is encoded by the exons atggcagctcctcctcctcctcctcctgctccaaCCCACCaatccctcctcctccctctacCTCCCTCCCCCACCCCGTTGATGAAGCTGCTCGCcgtctctctcctctgctccCTCTCCTTCATCCTCGGCTCCTACACCAAGTACTCCGCCACCGTATCTCCTACGCTTCGAGCTCCCCACTTGTCGCCCTCCCGCTGCCTTCCTCTCCCACTCAACTACTCCGCCGCCAAGCCCCTCGACTTCGAGCCTCACCACACCATCCCTCTTCCTCTGCCTCGCCAGCAGGCCGCCCGTCTCTTGGCCCCCTGCCCCAAGAACTACACCAACTACTGCCCCTGCCAGGACCCATCGAGGCAAAAGAGATTCGCCGTCGAGAGGTTCTTCCACCGGGAGAGGCATTGCCCCGAGACCCACGAGCGGCTCCGGTGTCTGGTGCCCAGGCCGGTGGGATACAAGAGCCCCTTCCCCTGGCCCAAGAGCAGAGACTATGCCTGGTTCAAGAACGTGCCCTTCCCCAGGCTCATCGTCTACAAGAAGACCCAGAACTGGGTCAAGTTGGAGGGGGACCGCTTCTTCTTCCCTGGTGGAGGGACTTCGTTCCCGATGGGTGCCAAAGGCTATGTGGATTTGGTCAAGCGGGTCGTGCCTTTGAAGTCCGGGGCTATAAGGACTGTGCTTGATGTTGGTTGTGGG GTTGCAAGCTTTGGAGCTTCTCTGTTGGATTTCAACATCATTACTATGTCAATTGCTCCAGTAGACATACATGAAGCCCAAGTACAATTTGCCTTGGAGAGAGGACTTCCAGCGATGCTCGGCATACTAAGCACCTACAGATTACCGTACCCATCAAGATCTTTTGATATGGCTCATTGTTCTCGCTGTCTTGTTCCCTGGACTAATTATG ATGGACAATATCTGATGGAAATCGACAGGGTGCTGCGCCCCGGTGGTTATTGGGTGTTATCTGGACCGCCTATAAGTTGGAGGACCAGCTACAAGGGTTGGCAAAGAAAGGCCAAGGATTTGGAAAACGAGCAAAATATTCTGGAAGATCTTGCCAGGAGGCTGTGCTGGAAGAAGATTGCTGAAAGGGGACCTATCGCCGTTTGGAGAAAGCCTACCAACCACATGCATTGCATCCAAAAGTTGAAGGCTTGGAAGTCACCCAAATTATGTGCTCAGGGTAATCCAGATGCTGGTTG GTACACAAAGCTAGAAACATGCATCACTCCTCTGCCGAATGTCAAAGACATCCATGATACATCAGGCGGTACCCTTGAGAAATGGCCGAAAAGATTAAATACTGCTCCTCCAAGGACTAGAAGTGAGATGGCAGAACGAATTGCAACTAAGGCCTTCAATGAAGACAATCAGTCATGGAGAAAGAGAGTTTCTTATTATGAGATAATTCTTAAATCCCTTGCCCGaagaaaatatagaaatatTATGGATATGAATGCTGGCCTTGGAGGATTTGCTGCTGCACTGGCTAAGTATCCAGTTTGGGTGATGAATGTAGTCCCATACGATGTGAAGAATAATACGCTCGGCATTATCTATGAGCGCGGCCTTATTGGAACATACATGAACTG GTGCGAGGCCTTCTCTACATATCCTCGGACTTATGATTTGATTCATGCCAATGGTCTGTTCAGCATGTACATACACAA GTGTGACATTCTTGACATCCTCCTCGAGATTCATCGGATTCTCCGCCCTGAAGGTGCTGTGATTATAAGGGATCATGTCGACGTAATTGTCAAAGTGAAAGATACAATGGATCGAATGAGGTGGAATGGCAAGGTATTTCACAGCGAGAATGGGCCGTACCATCCTGAAAAGGTTCTTCTCGTCGACAATTCCGAGCCGATAAGTTCGTGA